In Gossypium hirsutum isolate 1008001.06 chromosome D06, Gossypium_hirsutum_v2.1, whole genome shotgun sequence, one genomic interval encodes:
- the LOC121218729 gene encoding uncharacterized protein, with the protein MVRQDFEKKNADLEKRIEQMEPEKTNLRLDIDIQKLENERLKKKKNKADEELGSLKTDYKKLRLSIRTARLGKTSEQWRVEIQGEKDKADKWEQRFQEMQRRNEALKKSLSKSQKEKGELKDRVIVLERSLCQY; encoded by the coding sequence ATGGTAAGACAAGATTTTGAGAAGAAGAATGCGGATTTGGAGAAAAGAATAGAGCAAATGGAGCCAGAAAAGACGAACTTGAGATTGGACATAGACATTCAGAAGCTTGAGAATGAGaggttgaagaaaaaaaagaacaaagctGATGAAGAACTGGGCAGTCTAAAGACGGATTATAAAAAGCTGCGCTTGTCAATAAGAACTGCTAGGCTGGGAAAGACATCAGAACAGTGGCGAGTAGAAATCCAAGGAGAAAAGGACAAGGCCGATAAGTGGGAACAGAGATTTCAAGAGATGCAAAGGCGAAATGAGGCCTTAAAGAAGAGTTTGTCAAAAAGCCAGAAGGAAAAGGGGGAGTTAAAGGATAGGGTGATTGTATTGGAAAGATCCCTTTGTCAGTATTGA